The proteins below come from a single Zea mays cultivar B73 chromosome 8, Zm-B73-REFERENCE-NAM-5.0, whole genome shotgun sequence genomic window:
- the LOC103634889 gene encoding DExH-box ATP-dependent RNA helicase DExH10 codes for MGEEAESNCKRKAPDSSVEEQPSLAPAPAQSQADPAAKRPNISRSCVHEVAVPNGYESVKDEAVHGTLASPAFNGEMAKQYPFKLDPFQSVSIACLERNESVLVSAHTSAGKTVVAEYAIAMAFRDKQRVIYTSPLKALSNQKYRELSQEFTDVGLMTGDVTLHPNATCLVMTTEILRAMLYRGSEVIKEVAWVIFDEIHYMKDRERGVVWEESIIFLPPAIKMVFLSATMSNATEFAEWICSLHKQPCHVVYTDFRPTPLQHYMFPIGGSGLYLVVDENGQFREDNFAKLQDSFAKPNNQLDGRKGGGPKASGRIAKGGSASGNSDIYRIVKMIMERKFQPVIIFSFSRRECEHHAMSMSKLDFSTEEEKECIEQVFCNAIGCLVEEDRSLPAIELMLPLLKRGIAVHHSGLLPIIKELVELLFQEGLVKALFATETFAMGLNMPAKTVVFTSVKKWDGDSNRYIGSGEYIQMSGRAGRRGKDERGICVIMIDEKMEMSVIKDMVLGKPAPLVSTFRLSYYTILNLMSRVEGQFTAEHVIRHSFHEFQYEKALPEIAQKITRLENEATLLDSSGETDLAEYHKLGLDISELEKKIMSEMIRPERALLYLVPGRLVRVRDGSTDWGWGVVVNVVKKPPASGTLPPALSASRSNNYTVDTLLHCSSNSSENGSRSKPCPPRPGEKGEMHVVPVPLPLVSGLSSVRINIPPDLRPPEARQNILSAVQELGKRYPQGLPKLHPINDMGIQEPELVDLVHKLEDLEQKQCSHRLHKSGQSEQELSWYQKKADLNTEIQQLKSKMRDSQLQKFRDELRNRSRVLKMLGHIDADGVLQLKGRAACLIDTGDELLITELMFNGTFNDLDHHQVASLASCFVPCDKSSEQIRLRNELSRPMMQLQEAARKIAEVQRECKLEVNVEEYVESTCRPYLMDVIYCWSRGATFAEVMEMTDIFEGSVIRLARRLDEFLNQLRAAAEAVGEVNLEKKFKNASESLRRGIMFSNSLYL; via the exons ATGGGGGAAGAGGCGGAGAGCAACTGCAAGCGCAAGGCGCCGGACTCGAGCGTGGAAGAGCAGCCGAGCctcgcgccggcgccggcgcagtCGCAGGCGGACCCGGCGGCCAAGCGCCCGAACATCTCCCGCTCTTGCGTCCACGAGGTAGCCGTCCCGAATGGGTACGAGTCGGTTAAGGACGAGGCGGTGCACGGGACGCTTGCCAGCCCGGCCTTCAATGGGGAGATGGCCAAGCAGTACCCGTTCAAGCTTGACCCCTTCCAGAGCGTATCCATCGCTTGCCTGGAGCGGAACGAGTCCGTGCTTGTCTCCGCGCACACTTCCGCGGGGAAGACCGTCGTTGCGGAGTACGCCATTGCCATGGCGTTCAGGGACAAGCAGAGGGTCATCTACACCTCCCCGCTCAAGGCCCTGAGCAACCAGAAGTACAGGGAGCTCAGTCAGGAGTTCACAGATGTCGGGCTGATGACTGGCGACGTCACGCTCCATCCGAACGCCACATGCCTGGTCATGACGACAGAGATCCTCAGGGCGATGCTCTACAGGGGCTCCGAGGTGATCAAGGAGGTTGCCTGGGTTATATTCGATGAGATACATTACATGAAGGATCGTGAGAGAGGGGTCGTGTGGGAGGAGAGCATCATTTTCTTGCCCCCTGCCATCAAGATGGTTTTCCTTTCGGCTACCATGTCGAATGCGACCGAATTTGCTGAATGGATATGCAGCCTGCACAAGCAGCCCTGTCATGTTGTGTATACGGACTTCAGGCCCACACCATTGCAGCACTATATGTTTCCAATAGGTGGTTCTGGTCTTTACCTTGTAGTAGATGAAAATGGCCAGTTTAGAGAAGATAACTTTGCGAAGCTACAAGACTCCTTTGCTAAGCCAAATAATCAACTGGATGGAAGGAAAGGTGGTGGACCTAAAGCGAGTGGCCGAATTGCAAAAGGTGGAAGCGCCTCTGGGAATTCTGACATATACAGAATTGTTAAG ATGATTATGGAGCGCAAGTTTCAACCAGTCATAATTTTCAGCTTTAGTAGAAGAGAATGTGAGCATCATGCCATGTCTATGTCAAAACTTGACTTCAGCACTGAAGAAGAAAAGGAATGCATTGAGCAGGTTTTCTGTAATGCTATTGGTTGTTTAGTGGAGGAAGACAGAAGTTTACCTGCTATAGAGTTGATGTTGCCACTTCTTAAACGAGGTATTGCAGTACACCATTCTGGACTACTTCCAATAATTAAGGAGCTAGTggaattgctctttcaagaaggtcttGTGAAAGCTCTCTTTGCTACCGAGACA TTTGCCATGGGTCTTAATATGCCTGCGAAAACGGTTGTTTTCACGTCTGTCAAAAAATGGGATGGCGATAGTAACCGCTATATTGGTTCTGGAGAATATATACAG ATGAGTGGAAGAGCTGGCCGGCGTGGCAAGGATGAACGTGGTATCTGTGTTATAATGATAGATGAGAAG ATGGAAATGAGTGTTATCAAGGACATGGTGTTAGGCAAACCAGCACCTCTAGTCAGTACTTTCCGTCTGAGCTACTACACTATTCTGAACTTAATGAGCCGTGTGGAGGGCCAATTTACCGCTGAGCATGTGATTAGGCATTCATTCCATGAATTTCAGTATGAGAAG GCATTGCCAGAAATAGCTCAAAAGATTACACGGTTGGAGAATGAAGCTACCTTGCTTGATTCTTCTGGCGAG ACTGATCTTGCTGAATATCACAAATTGGGGCTTGATATATCTGAACTGGAGAAGAAAATCATGTCTGAGATGATTAGACCAGAGAGGGCTTTGTTGTATTTGGTTCCTGGAAGGCTG GTTAGAGTGAGGGATGGTTCAACAGACTGGGGATGGGGTGTGGTTGTAAATGTAGTGAAGAAACCTCCAGCATCTGGGACTCTCCCTCCTGCATTAAGTGCATCGCGCAGCAACAACTATACAGTCGATACCTTGCTTCACTGCTCCTCTAATTCCAGCGAGAATGGATCACGTTCAAAGCCATGCCCTCCTCGCCCAGGGGAAAAAGGTGAAATGCATGTG GTGCCTGTACCATTGCCTTTAGTATCTGGTCTAAGCAGTGTTAGAATCAACATTCCTCCTGATCTACGACCACCTGAAGCAAGACAGAATATACTTTCTGCAGTGCAAGAACTAGGAAAGCGCTACCCCCAAGGTCTTCCGAAACTACATCCAATCAAT GACATGGGTATTCAAGAACCTGAACTAGTTGACTTGGTACATAAACTTGAAGACCTTGAGCAGAAACAATGCTCTCACCGACTTCATAAG TCCGGTCAAAGTGAACAGGAACTATCATGGTACCAAAAAAAAGCAGATCTGAATACTGAAATTCAGCAACTCAAGTCAAAGATGCGGGATTCACAG CTACAAAAATTTAGAGATGAACTTAGGAACCGGTCCCGTGTTCTGAAGATGCTGGGGCATATTGATGCTGACGGTGTTCTCCAGTTAAAAGGACGTGCTGCCTGTCTAATAGACACAGGGGATGAACTGCTTATCACTGAACTTATGTTCAATG gtacatttaatgatcttgaccATCATCAAGTTGCCTCCCTTGCTAGCTGCTTTGTACCTTGTGATAAATCAAGTGAGCAGATACGCCTAAGAAATGAACTTTCTAGGCCGATGATGCAGCTTCAGGAGGCTGCAAGAAAAATAGCTGAG GTACAACGAGAATGCAAACTGGAAGTAAATGTGGAGGAATATGTTGAATCAACCTGCAGACCCTACCTTATGGATGTCATATACTGTTGGTCAAGG GGAGCCACCTTTGCGGAGGTGATGGAAATGACCGACATATTTGAAGGAAGTGTCATAAGACTTGCTAGAAGGCTGGATGAATTTCTGAATCAG TTGAGAGCTGCTGCTGAAGCCGTGGGGGAGGTTAACCTTGAGAAGAAGTTCAAGAATGCAAGTGAGAGTTTGCGTCGGGGTATCATGTTCTCCAACTCACTGTATCTGTAA